In one window of Oryza sativa Japonica Group chromosome 9, ASM3414082v1 DNA:
- the LOC4346796 gene encoding uncharacterized protein: MADEGELLAGGEPVRPPRLEDAGLEDCALPPESIAEAFSLAAMAVSSRLAHFSLSDDDDDDDEDLLLPPRGGGAGGCVEDSGPTCGDIPDALVGVGGDRGSGADEVVVVGGGAGEGGDEVVVGGRGDEEDRVVVVGEERGEKLGSDNGCVEGIREGIADSDRGEGNGEEGKEKEEEKVEVVVAVEKAILVEDFA; encoded by the coding sequence ATGGCCGACGAAggcgagctcctcgccggcggcgagcccgtCCGGCCGCCGCGGCTGGAGGACGCGGGGCTCGAGGACTGCGCCCTCCCGCCGGAGTCCATCGCCGAGGCCTTCTccctcgccgccatggccgtctCGTCCCGCCTCGCCCATTTCTCcctctccgacgacgacgacgacgacgacgaggacctcctcctcccgccgcgtggcggcggcgccgggggatGCGTGGAAGACTCGGGCCCGACGTGCGGGGACATCCCGGATGCCCTCGTCGGGGTGGGAGGCGACCGCGGgagcggcgccgacgaggtcgtggtggtcggcggcggagcCGGTGAGGGCGGAGACGAGGTGGTCGtcggagggcgcggggacgaggAGGATAGGGTTGTGGTGGTCGGGGAGGAGCGGGGCGAGAAGCTTGGTTCTGACAATGGCTGCGTCGAGGGGATCCGGGAAGGAATCGCTGATTCGGATCGCGGAGAAGGCAATggagaagaagggaaggagaaggaggaggagaaggtggaggtggtggtggctgtgGAGAAGGCGATCTTGGTGGAAGATTTCGCGTGA